A stretch of Pomacea canaliculata isolate SZHN2017 linkage group LG6, ASM307304v1, whole genome shotgun sequence DNA encodes these proteins:
- the LOC112567060 gene encoding acetylcholinesterase-like isoform X1, which yields MSGSASSPWARVSPAMALETTRILASRLGCPSFAKLPTSALVSCLRNKPVAELTVHSEVMWDDTARALVDYAWVPVRDGEIVVDVETASSFQGPLLAGLVNNEGGTMQSWEVPRVSAVYPEAEIMLMQRSFLHHNLIPALLRQAYNVSTSTAALVVECFYSSLPEAVAASTRLRHDEVSDWEMSEIFGDVAYVYGTLKDLNRFSSTQASFLYYFDHQTNRRRVRGIRHVDDLAYLTGFVQPLAYTLDFRGNISEEDLQLSRHFRQLIVNFVKNGEPNTGGRPPSWPVWSPYTIRNGDYLVIGRSPRVAPHLKSDRMNFWTYDLPPLLTPSRNVSAKWRECLSSTMRTSGQQPTDSGTLRYWLLSACLCFTLAVLNR from the exons ATGAGCGGTTCTGCTAGCAGTCCTTGGGCACGGGTCTCCCCCGCCATGGCGCTGGAAACAACGAGG ATCCTGGCTTCCCGACTGGGCTGCCCGTCCTTCGCCAAACTGCCAACGTCCGCGCTGGTCAGCTGCCTGCGGAACAAGCCCGTGGCCGAGCTGACGGTGCACAGCGAGGTGATGTGGGATGACACGGCACGCGCCCTGGTGGACTACGCCTGGGTTCCTGTCCGAGATGGAGAGATCGTGGTGGACGTGGAGACGGCTAGCAGCTTCCAGGGCCCGCTATTGGCCGGCCTTGTCAACAACGAAGGAGGAACAATGCAGTCTTGGGAG GTGCCAAGAGTGTCGGCGGTGTATCCCGAAGCGGAAATTATGTTGATGCAGCGGTCGTTCCTTCACCACAACCTCATCCCTGCACTCCTGCGACAAGCCTACAACGTGTCCACGTCGACAGCTGCTCTTGTCGTCGAGTGTTTCTACTCCAGCCTACCGGAAGCAGTAGCCGCCTCCACCCGGCTGCGGCATGACGAAGTCAGCGACTGGGAGATGAGCGAGATCTTTGGCGACGTGGCCTACGTGTACGGCACCCTCAAGGACCTTAATCGCTTCTCGAGCACGCAGGCCAGCTTCTTGTACTACTTCGACCACCAG ACCAACAGACGGCGAGTCCGCGGGATCAGGCACGTCGATGACCTGGCTTATCTGACTGGTTTCGTCCAGCCTTTAGCTTATACACTCGACTTCCGGGGCAATATTTCAGAGGAGGATCTTCAGCTTTCACGCCATTTCCGCCAGCTGATCGTCAACTTTGTCAAGAACGG GGAACCCAACACTGGAGGAAGACCACCGTCGTGGCCAGTGTGGTCGCCATATACAATCAGGAACGGCGACTATCTGGTCATCGGGCGCTCGCCCAGAGTTGCGCCCCATCTAAAGTCGGATCGCATGAACTTCTGGACATATGATTTACCACCGCTGCTGACCCCTTCGAGGAACGTGTCTGCGAAGTGGCGAGAATGCTTGAGTTCCACTATGAGAACATCTGGACAACAACCAACAGACTCTGGAACGCTGCGATACTGGTTATTAAGTGCCTGCCTGTGTTTTACATTAGCTGTTCTAAACAGATGA
- the LOC112566988 gene encoding neuroligin-4, X-linked-like, translating to MHVTAAEVRTTPALLLLLMWQWLLLIIPPCSNEPLVLMMGAKVKGLETTVSNRTVWKFLGIRYAKSTAGLERFQRPLPADLLAEIDGTRFGARCPTSPFDSGMSEDCLFLNVYTPKEARKLPVLVFIHGGGFVSGSSNDIDGEVLAAEGDIIVVTFNYRLGVLGFMCTGDNSSRGNYGLWDQRMALKV from the exons ATGCACGTCACCGCGGCCGAGGTACGGACGACCCCGgccctgctgctgctgctaatgtGGCAGTGGCTGCTCCTCATCATCCCTCCGTGCAGCAACGAGCCGCTGGTACTTATGATGGGGGCCAAGGTGAAGGGTCTGGAGACGACTGTGAGCAACAGGACCGTGTGGAAGTTCCTGGGCATCCGCTACGCCAAGTCAACGGCCGGGCTGGAACGCTTCCAACGCCCTCTGCCGGCGGATCTGCTGGCGGAAATCGATGGCACCCGCTTCGGCGCCCGGTGCCCAACGTCACCGTTCGACTCGGGCATGTCCGAGGACTGTCTCTTCCTCAACGTCTACACCCCAAAGGAAGCCCGCAAGTTGCCTGTCCTCGTCTTCATCCACGGCGGTGGCTTTGTCTCCGGCTCCTCCAACGACATTGATGGCGAGGTGCTGGCGGCTGAGGGAGATATCATCGTCGTCACTTTTAACTACCGCCTGGGTGTCCTGGGCTTCATGTGCACTGGGGACAACTCCTCGCGGGGAAACTACGGGTTGTGGGACCAACGCATGGCACTCAA AGTGTGA
- the LOC112567060 gene encoding acetylcholinesterase-like isoform X2, translated as MSGSASSPWARVSPAMALETTRILASRLGCPSFAKLPTSALVSCLRNKPVAELTVHSEVMWDDTARALVDYAWVPVRDGEIVVDVETASSFQGPLLAGLVNNEGGTMQSWERSFLHHNLIPALLRQAYNVSTSTAALVVECFYSSLPEAVAASTRLRHDEVSDWEMSEIFGDVAYVYGTLKDLNRFSSTQASFLYYFDHQTNRRRVRGIRHVDDLAYLTGFVQPLAYTLDFRGNISEEDLQLSRHFRQLIVNFVKNGEPNTGGRPPSWPVWSPYTIRNGDYLVIGRSPRVAPHLKSDRMNFWTYDLPPLLTPSRNVSAKWRECLSSTMRTSGQQPTDSGTLRYWLLSACLCFTLAVLNR; from the exons ATGAGCGGTTCTGCTAGCAGTCCTTGGGCACGGGTCTCCCCCGCCATGGCGCTGGAAACAACGAGG ATCCTGGCTTCCCGACTGGGCTGCCCGTCCTTCGCCAAACTGCCAACGTCCGCGCTGGTCAGCTGCCTGCGGAACAAGCCCGTGGCCGAGCTGACGGTGCACAGCGAGGTGATGTGGGATGACACGGCACGCGCCCTGGTGGACTACGCCTGGGTTCCTGTCCGAGATGGAGAGATCGTGGTGGACGTGGAGACGGCTAGCAGCTTCCAGGGCCCGCTATTGGCCGGCCTTGTCAACAACGAAGGAGGAACAATGCAGTCTTGGGAG CGGTCGTTCCTTCACCACAACCTCATCCCTGCACTCCTGCGACAAGCCTACAACGTGTCCACGTCGACAGCTGCTCTTGTCGTCGAGTGTTTCTACTCCAGCCTACCGGAAGCAGTAGCCGCCTCCACCCGGCTGCGGCATGACGAAGTCAGCGACTGGGAGATGAGCGAGATCTTTGGCGACGTGGCCTACGTGTACGGCACCCTCAAGGACCTTAATCGCTTCTCGAGCACGCAGGCCAGCTTCTTGTACTACTTCGACCACCAG ACCAACAGACGGCGAGTCCGCGGGATCAGGCACGTCGATGACCTGGCTTATCTGACTGGTTTCGTCCAGCCTTTAGCTTATACACTCGACTTCCGGGGCAATATTTCAGAGGAGGATCTTCAGCTTTCACGCCATTTCCGCCAGCTGATCGTCAACTTTGTCAAGAACGG GGAACCCAACACTGGAGGAAGACCACCGTCGTGGCCAGTGTGGTCGCCATATACAATCAGGAACGGCGACTATCTGGTCATCGGGCGCTCGCCCAGAGTTGCGCCCCATCTAAAGTCGGATCGCATGAACTTCTGGACATATGATTTACCACCGCTGCTGACCCCTTCGAGGAACGTGTCTGCGAAGTGGCGAGAATGCTTGAGTTCCACTATGAGAACATCTGGACAACAACCAACAGACTCTGGAACGCTGCGATACTGGTTATTAAGTGCCTGCCTGTGTTTTACATTAGCTGTTCTAAACAGATGA